The Dromaius novaehollandiae isolate bDroNov1 chromosome 4, bDroNov1.hap1, whole genome shotgun sequence genome contains the following window.
GTTTCCTGGGATATAGCAGCTCCAACACAAAAACATTGCCAGTTCATGGTTGTCTTGACACCACTTGTAGAATAGTATCTTCTCACTTCACAGAGTATTTTGAACTTACTCTAATACTGttttatgaagcactgaggtGTTAGTAATGAGCTAAAGAAGCTAATGTTGAAATTCATAATCTGTTCTGAACAAATTTTGTATGGTGTGCAGTAAAGCAGGCATATACACATTGAACAATTAAGACACAACAATATGAATTCAGTCTTGTCTGAATGAAGCAGGAGCTGATAGAAAACGGGTTGCCTAGTGATGGAATTAAAACCTGAATCAGCTTGCAAATGCAAGAAGATTGGGTTATGCACCTGCAGCCTTGATTTTTGCCATTTCCTAGTGTTTGAGTGCTTGATTTTGAAACCTTTGTTCCTTattgcctttattttaaaaaggcaaatctgagaagagagaggaagtaGAAGTGCTGTCATATGGCACTGTATTAATAATCTCAAGGGTTACTAGCAGGGATGGAATTTAGCTTTGTGACACTGAGCTCTGCCATTCGTGTTTGGGAGTAACTGTGATGACAGCAGCAGAATTGCATGTGCCAGAAAGAAATTATGTCCTTTGTTAATGGGTTTCCAATGGCAGCAGAATAATGGGAAGAGTTGAGGTTAGTGCTGTCATAACTTTGGGTCCTTTTCTGGTTCCcacttttattcttctgtttgctTGGTCATGATTACCTGGCTGTCTTCATGCCCAGTCTTCGTTTTCCTTTCTCACCTTAATCTCCTTTCTTAGCTAGTTCCAACCTCTGCACCTTCCCTCATTCCAGTCTTGAATATAATTTacacagtatttcttctttttttacacTTCCTACATAAGTAAGTTAGCTTCTACCTGTGTGTATGCTAACAGGGAATTATAGAGAGCACAGGGAAGATGAGTTCTTTGCTCTTAGCTTTGTGCCAGGCCCCTTTTTAGTGCAGTACAGCGTTAAAGAAAGTCTTACTTTCCTTTTGGTTGGGTCCAGTCATTTTGTGGGGACAACACATGTACTGTTGCATCAGAGGTATGTGGGGATGGCACATTTCTTTTGTTGCGCTAAGGAATCATGTATAAAAGGTCTTGTTAGCACAAACAGCAGGAGGAATAAAGTAAACACTGTAAGGACACGCTGGATCTTGTAGCCTTCTGTGTGCATGAACAAAAtcagttcttgttttgttttgtttgtcccAAACATTCATAATATAGGCACGTGGTCCTTGGCCTAATGGTCACCTCAGAGCACAAATCAGATCCTTACTCCGACACAAAGAGGCAATAGGATTTctcagaaataaagatttttagaatttttttttaagattagaaaACCTATTTCTCATTCTTAGAAGCAGTAGAATCTGTGTTCCTAGAACTTTCAAGAATAGCTCAAAGCAGATACATGACAAGCTAAACAGATTGCCAATATAACAAGCAACTGCTTATAATACTGGCTGCCAGctcaaaatgtgacacagagcaGTTATTTCTCATGTGACACCATAGTGTCAATTAAATAGAATCATAACAATTTTTAGCTCAAAAGCATGGTCTTTAACTCCTCTGTCACTATAAAACTCTTAAGTAATACATGGAAGACAATAATTTGGTATGATGGTGGTTTTAGTCTGTAATCTTGATAACTAAATTACATCAGTCAGCTCTTTCAGTAAGAGCGTGAACTATTAATTCTGGTCCATTAGTTATGTGGTTTGTGTCTCCACTGTGAAGTGGATTTGACATGTTTACTGTCatacttaaaatgtatttagagattgcctatattttaaaaagtcttctgcctttgctttttcGACAAGAGGTTAAGGTTGCAGTGAAAATTGATTTCTAGAATTGTGATATGTGTCAGTGGTAAATTTGTGCATGTTATCAATGAATATTATACTTCAGACCACCTATTAATGCATTTTAGTAGCCAGCTTGACAGATCTGTCTTGAACCTTATTAGCTTGGGACTTCAAGTATTGTGCAAAGTACTCTGACAGTAAATATCTAGACATGTAGAGAACTTCATAAAGTAATTTCACACCATCTGTATGAAAATACATTTAGTCTTGGATGTGACAGGAAGATTTTGTCTATTTAATATTTAACTTAAAAGAGTTAACATTTTTCAGATACGTtaaagtgtgggtttttttagttCATCATTGTGAAATTAtgtctaataaaaatattttatcatgaaTTATTCTGTAAGATTATGAATCATACCTTTCTATCCTTTGTGATAAACTAGAAAATGAACTATCACATCTTAGATAATATTATTTCATAAGAAATATTAGTCAGGAATCATGTACAAAGTGATGGCCTAAAATtaaatttggttaaaaaaaacttttattatGTAACCTATGGAATTAGGTACCAATAACAGAGAAATATGCACCCTTTCACTTAGTTTGTTATGGTAGTAAAATTGCAAAGGGGAAGATGGTGGTCATATTATACAACTAACATAGGAACAgttctttatttttgcttgtttaaaaaaaaaatagtttcaataAAATTCTTGCCAAATGTGGGTTTCTTAGATAGtatgcagaaatattttgtgCACCGTGCTTGTCCAAAAGGTTTCTGTTtgtatgttttggggttttttttaagcaaaaatacagaggggggaaaataaaGCTCAAACCCCAACCACTTCCATCTTGGCTGTTACAAAATGTTTGTACAAGAACTATTAAGTTCTTAACTCATCAATATAAgttctctgtttttgtttttaaggtaaCTTTGTGAAAACCATTTTGCAGCCTGCCATGGCGTTAATGGAGAGCAAAGCTGCTGCTCTTATTCCAGAAGAAAGAGCGGGCCAAGTTTTTCAGTGTTCTGCACCAACAGATGGATCAGATGGTTCTCTTATAAACCTCTCAGCAGTAGAAGATGCTTCTAAGAGTTGGCCATCTATTGCtcacaaaacaacagaaattgAAACATCGCACCAGGGAGAAActtctgaattttcctttctAGTAGTAAATGACAAAGAAGGATACAAGCAACTTTTTGTGGATCTAGGTAAATATAATAAGTGCTTTCAAACCTGTCTGGGATGTATATTGGAAtgcaaaaaggttaaaaaataagATATTCCTTAATCTTTAATTACAGCCACTGCATGTTCTCATTGTGGTTCTGAAGTACAGAATTTAAGCCAAATACCAGACATGCTGAAACGGTAATCATAAAGGCTGTACTTTAAAGGAGCCTTAGATTCTTGGCACACAGAACTCTTTATATTACTTCATTTAATAATATTGTCCTGAAGTTTGAAGAAATTCTGGCCACAGAAGACTCTTATTCTTAATTTTGTTCCTAAGGACTTAGTGctctatgtatttatttatttatttttattaaagggGGACAGCAAGCATGGCATTTTTCCGTTTCAGTTGAGCAACTTCATCCTAGAACAAGTCTTACAGGTGTGGCCTTTTGAAGGGTTATACACGTATGAATTTAGTCTTCTTTCTACTTTTAGAATGGCGGTTGTTCTATTTTGATGACAGAGTAACACCAACTGGGGCTGGGCACTTCACACCCCAAGGCAAGGCAGGACAAGCTGTACTTAGCCTATTCAttccattaaaatgttaaaaatctcCAAGATCACAACTCCCACGGGCAAACTAAACTTGAAGTTTGAAAGTTCAGGccttccccatccccatgtcTGGATTCTGTGCTTCATGCCCTGTCTCAGTGAAAATAGCTTATCACATTTTTGTTCAGCAACCTTTTATGTACTTAAAGGCTGTTTATCATATATTTCTCTCAGACTTTTCTGAAGAATCCCCATTCCTTCAAGTTCTTCTCACGAATTTCAGAAAGCAGGACTGGATCATTTTTATTGCTGGCCTCAAAAGTCTCTCCAGTACATCTGACTTGTTGAAATGTAATCCCAAAGTGGGCCCTAGATGAGGCTTCTCTATTACTAAATCAGAAGTTTACTTTATGTATCTAATATATAATGCTACTATTAAAAATTCCTTTAAGTGTATTAGTgaatagaaattaaagaaaaacaaattgatTTCTGTGCCGTTTAATTTCACCCTCTAAAAATTTAGCGTTGTGCCAAAAAATGAAAACCACTTGATAATTACACTATCCACTTTACCTCAAAACTGGAAGGCTAGAATCAAAACAACTGGAATATGGCTGTAATGATGGAATGGGATGTTATATTCTAATTGTACTAGCTCTATTAGTCCTTTCATCTTTGTGAAAATTAAATGCAACCCCCAAATTAAGCACCCATCTCTGCAATGAATTCTTAAATGAATTAGGCAATATATACTATATCCATTTGGCTTTTCTCTGTTTGTTATTTAGATGGGAATTAACCTTTCCTGATACATACTTTGAACAAGTGATGTCTAGTACACAGAACAGAAATTTTGATGACTATAGaatcatttcagaataaaataattgTGCAGCTTTTTATGCTcgaactcttctcagtggtgcccagtggcaggatgagaggcaacaggcacaaactgaaacacaggaaattccatctgaatatagattttttttatttttatttttatttttttttactgtgagagtgactgagcactggagcaggttgcccagagaagtggtggaagtctccatccttggagatattcatggtcctgggcaacctgctatACATTTAATCAGTCTTCAGAGAGTCAGACAGAGATCTTCCTGaagtgcccagagaggttgtggaagttccatccttggagatacttaaAAGCCGTCTAGACACGGTCCTGGgtaatgtgctctaggtgatcctcTTTGGGtaggtggggagggggggaaaggttggactagatgatctccaaaagtcccttccaacctcaaccatcctgtgtCTGAAGAGAAGTTTTAAGGAATGATGATGTAAAAACGATAAAGCCTATGTAGAGGTGTTGAGTGTTTGTCTTAATTCTCCTGTAATATGAAAATGCGCATGTTTGTATGATCTTGCTTTGCTTCGTTTCTATGGAGGTTCATTTTCTCTGGGAGGTGAGCTGAAATCAGCAATAGTTTGTGTCCATTCCTTAGACCTTAGCTGTGTCTAAGAAAAATTGTTTAACGCTCAACTACTAAGTATCTTAAATCCTAGCCAGCACTAGTATGTTaagaaacatctgttttcctATAGGAGTTTATACAAAGAACAGAAATTTCCGGATGTATAAAtcagcaaaagcaggaaaaaatgtgaTTCTGAAGATTGCAGAGGATAATCAGTTTGTCCCTAAATGTGAAAAGAATGTTTCTTTGGAAGAAGCatacttcttttcctctttggtcTGCAATGTTGGGTAATGCtttaatttcagtggaatttaaaatatttttaaagacacaTTTCAATAATTTTTTCCTACAGCAGTTATGAAAAACTATATTTAATGGGCAGGTGTTCCATTAACATTGTTACAGTGTAAGGTAGGAGATTCCAGTAAGATGCgttgtttttgaaggaaaaatttgTTGGGAATCCATTCTGTTCACTTACCTTCAGATGTCCTGCAAGTTTGAAGAACGCAAAGCAGTTGGTATCATTCCTGAGCTGTGTTGTTTTTCTCCACACACTGAAGAGTGCTCATTTGTCCAATGATCTTTTATTGAAAAGTGGCAAAATTCAACCATTTTTAAGTTTGGACAGATTCTGTATAATTCTGAAAGGAAGGATTACAGATTAAGATTACAGATTACAgtcaattaaatatgaaaaataaaaatatgaaaaataatgtgCAGTGTATTAAATTGAAAGGATTTTTTACATGTTTACTTGCCCATCAGATTTCTCATTTTTGTACATGTAGTTTCCTCTTCAGGTTGGATACTGTTTAACATAATAATCTAAGTTTTCTGTATCTAATTTAAACTGAAAGTGTCTTGCCATTGAGATGCTCCTAATAACTACTGCAGCAGAAAGAGGGTCAAAATGTTAGGGcttatatttttattctatatttttattaaaaacatatttgttgTAACTTCAGTCTCTATGTCCCGAAACGTTCCTGTTCCTGAACTGATGCCAATATCCCCAGGGCAGCATACACCATGTAGTATGTTCAGATAGTAGGTATCAGGTGAGTCTGTCATTGATGAGAAATTATGCTTTGTTGAATTCGGCCTTCTGTCATGATCTGTCTTCCAGCTAGTAATACAGCAAGGAAAAGCAGTTCATTGCAGATAGTAAAATCATGGTTGAAGACCGTCAAGAGGTATATATGCTCAAATATTATATCTGGAGTAAATACTACTGTAAGACTGCGGACCAGAACCCTTTAAATGGCTGGATATTGGGATTTTGCCAAGAAAACAATCCGTTATTTGTAAGGGAGAAACCCTGCCCTCTGCTGATGCAAGTCAAAGAAAACTGTcaaaatgaggggggaaaaaaggtcgGGGGGGGATGGCGGGAGAGCTGTCGGCACAGTGAAAGGCTCTATGTTATAAGAATTGcgtgtttttttcctttgcattcccTCTTCTGTTCAGGTCCAGGGACGACACAAAAATTCTGACATCTGGTTcttcagaagaggaaagaaaaatgtctgcttttttaaatagcaaaactACCAGAAGTACTAGAGGTACCTCAAGTCTCTTCTActctataggaaaaaaaaagtcttaaattaGAGGTAGTGTGACATGTATGCCTGATAACCTGTGGAAGGGCTCTTCAGCTAGCTCTTTGCAGGTAGCAGAGTACGACCGTGGGAAGGGCGCTCTGCAGTGCTGAGTgccctttctcctccccacctGCCCCCACAGCCCTCATGCTTCAGCCCAGTTCCCTCTGTCCCTGGGGTGGGTGACTGGGTGCCAGGAAGAAAGGGGATGTGGGAAGCCAGTTGCCTGGTGTCCCGTTCAattctcctccccccgccccccgccggcccaGCTCCCTGGAAGCACCCAAGAGGCACTGAGGAGCACGCACCAGGTTTAAGAAAGGGGGTGGGCACTAGGCAGTGCTGCTCAGAGCCCAGGCTGGGTTGTGCCTCATCCTTCAGGGCACGTTTCATGGCACCTCACGTAGATACGAATGCAGTCGGAGCAGCCTGGGTGCAGCCTTTGTGTGTGCACGCACAGCCACGCTTTCTTGCTGCCCGGTTTCCTAGCTCCCTTTCTTCCATCCTTTACTCGTGTACAGGGAGACGGAGGCATGTGCGCCTGTGACTCCCCCTGCTCGATATGCTCCGTTCCGTCCCCCCTGCAGTGGTTCCCCTTGGGTGCCCCGGTGGATGAGCTGACCCTGTGGGAGCAGAGCGGCGCCGATCAGCGGCGCTCCCCTCCTGCCAATCACTCTGAAGCAGTTGGGTCGGGCTGCACCAAGTCTCGCTCTAGCTGCCATGTGCTCACATTGAGAGTTAGAGGGAGCATGTTTCCTCCTATCCTTTGCCTTTAGGCAGTCCCTCTTAAattagagggctttttttttttttttttgaagatcgATAGGAAACTAACACTGGATTTATACCTCCTCTTATTTAAGTAATTAGCATGATTCACACATGCGTTCTGTCTAGCATCTGTATAATGTGTAAAAATAACACGTGGTTTTTGTTTTAACAGATTCCACTGAAGGTTATCAGGATTCACCATATCCAGAAATTGATTCTTTTGTTCGTTCTTTGGTTAATAAAGATGGGGTGcaaggaggtaaaaaaaaaaaaaaaaaaaaaaaaaaaaaaaaacactttgctatttacaaataagtattttacagcagtattttgaaacaattaaacaattatttcttttctagGGATAAGGCAATGGAACTATTTCTCTCTGGAGGAGATAATTGTATATGATATTTCTGGTTACCGTTGGTGTGAAAATATTGGGAGAGCTCACAAAAGTAACAATATAATGTATGTTCTTTAACTATTCAGTATTCActtcaaaacagttttatttagtatttttctGCTCCAGTGTTACTCTGTAGAAATGCTGTAAAGCTCTTATGGACAGAAGCAGCACCTGTTACAATTTCTGCTATCTTGTTTCATGGAGGAACaactcatttaaaacaaaaaaaatcccccccccctttttttccccccctaattTTTGTGACAACTGAACTTGTATTTCTAATTTTTCTATGAGTTTATCTTCATGCTATTTAAAGTATATGGCTAGAGAAGTTAACATACAAGTTAAAGTATGTTAAAGCTATCAAGTGATGCCTTGCTTAGATGCTTCTCAGCTAGGATGAACAATAAGATAAAATAGACCATTTAAAAACTTGTATTTAGTGTatcttaaattacatttttacattattaaaataataaaaataaatcctgcCAGGATTTCAGCCAAGATGGGTTTTGCCAGTGACTCTATGAGGACTCTGACTTCTCCTCATAGTTTTAGCAACTGTGTTGAAAAGTCAAGGGCTTTAGATTACATCAAAAATGACAGTAGATTGTTAGTAGAAATATTTACCAtctaaaaaaaatagttttgcaaaAGCAACAGTGAAAACAACTGAAAGATAAGGAATGTATTTTTGAGACATGTGAGTAGGAGAAAACCCACAACCACTAAACTAGATGAACTCTTGAAGTTACCTGAAGCTTGGTATTTCTGTAACACATCTGATAGACAACTCGACTCTATCAGTTGCAAAGAAATAATGATTTTATAATTATCTttgacaacagcagcaaaacattATCCTACAGTTAGGTCATGCATGCTAATCTTGCTTTAGTGACTTGTAAGGAAGATGACTAAATGTCACTTGATCttgtaagaaatgtatttttaacttgtCTGAAGTTTATTGGAAAAATAACAAGACTGTGTTCAAAGCAAGTATGTAATGAACAGGTCAGAGTATGAGAACAATATCCATAGTTGAACAAAACCTGTTCATTTAGTGTTGGagtttcatttttgcatttaCTACTTTAGTTATGTACTGTTACTAAATACCATACTATTTGTTTAGGATTCTGGTAGATCTAAAGAAGGAAGTCTGGTATCAAAAGTGTCATGATCCAGTCTGCAGAGAGAAAAACTTCAAATCACAGAGTATGTAATGTTTTCAAAGCAATCAACACTCCCAAAAGTATTAATTATAACCCTATTAAATACGATGTATTTGCTTTAGGTTTTCCATTGCCATCTAGGATATGTCTCCCTTCTCTCTTCAAAGAGGTACgtgtttctgttcttgttttaCTAACATGCTGAAGTTCTTATGAGTAAACCTTTGTCTCTAGAAGTCTTGAAAATCCCTGCTAACCCAGTTTGTCTGTTGAACTCCACTGAGCAGCTATGCTGGTATGGAGCTGCTccatggagcagctgtgctggtgtAGTAGCTCCATGTATTAATTTCTAAGTTCTCCTGCAGCACATCTAGCACAAAAACTGACAGCACAGATTCAGCTCAGTCTAACTTGGCTAAGCTAGTTAGGTTACTGGAATAACCTAACTTCATCTGGGgccaaagattttcttttgtcttttcttctggaaCAGTAGTTCCCATTAGGTGAGCCCCTAGGccagctaaaatatttttaagtgctCCTGGAACTTTTGAgtatgtcaaagaaaaaaaaaaatcacgattCTTGGGTTTGGCTGAAAAGCTATCAGCATTAGGAACAAGAAATCTTAGACGTGAGGCAGGGCAAGGAACAAACCTCAATGAGACTGCGCATAGCACTACCCGTGTTCTCAAAAGCCTGGCAACAAAACTTCTGAGCAGGCAGAACAATGGTTCTAACACAGGATTCCAGTTTGCAATGATGCTTCTATACAAAGTGCTTGTCTTTCATCCGTGTTAGCAAAACAAGCACATCAACTCTTTTGATAACTTAAATGTGTGTGTGGCTATCTCTTAAGGATTTAGAATTAGAGATATTTTTCAGTGCTTGATATATTGAAACACaactgattaatatttaattatcttCATTTTAAGTCAGTGACCCTCAAATGTGAAGTGCACCAACTCAGTTACATTTACCCACAAAGGTACAATATTGACCTGACATCTAGGGATGACATCAGGTCAGTACCTGATCCCAAGCCCTGAACACAATAGTCTTTCCCACAGAGTAGGTCATAAAAGCTTAGTTgcaatattaacagcttttaaaactCACACTGCAAAATAGTACATTGAGTTCTACTTAAgcaaatttaaatgcattttcagacCTTGATATCCTTAAATAGACACTAGATTAGACTAGTTGTAGCATTctagaaaaaaacagcagatttCTATTCCTATTTAAACAGGCTTCCATAGTGTACTGTGGctgtaaattaaattaatttgctAGAAAATTGTTTGTTGCCCAGCTTTCTATAGTATCCATTATATGCTACACTTGCAAAACTCCAACACTAGTTTCAAACTTTCAAATCGGAGCAGTTAAAAGGATGATCATTTGCATATGGAATAAATagtgtttttgtttctaaaaggAAGAAGAATATATGTTAATAGATGAAAGTGAGAACAAAGAAGGAAAACTGCATTCTAACTGTATAGATTTGTCAAAAAGGTCACTAGTTCAAGAAAACAGCTTGTCTAGAGACCTCTTGTTGTCAGACACTGTGTGGGACGATGCAAGTGATGATGCCTGGTTCCTGGAAGCTACCGATGATGTGGAACTAGCTGAAGCTGCAAATGATAGTCTGAATTGTGACACACAAGAAATTCCTGATGAAGTTCTTCTGGAAGCTTTAAGGAAACAGGATACTTGTGCTAAAGAACACAGCTAACCACAAACTTAGCTAATGAACAAACACATACCAGTGAAGCTTGCTTTAGTATAATGTGCCTGTCACATGCCTTCCACAAAAGATACTGCAATATAGTACAAAAGCTCTTTTCCTGATCTctacaacagaaataaataattgctGTAAATAACAAATCCTTGCAACTAGATGATCTTAAACAGGGATGACAAGATCATGGAAGATTACAGTAGGGGCTGAGCAGTACAGAACTGAAAACTCTTCATGAATGCTACTTCAAGTAGTTTAGCACTTTAATACCTACTGCTGTGGGGTTTCCTATTTTGTTAGCTGTATGTCTAAATTTTATTGATGAGCTatgtaaaataatttcttaaattcCTCCCACTTCTGGAATTGATTTCACATACAAATTTAATAAAAAGTTTTGTCTAGCACTAGCTCAACCAAAGTCAGTGTGTTCTCTTGTAAAGTATGTATTGGTTTCAAAATTACATTACTTACATAGCCCAAGGAGATTAAAAACTGACGTTCctaaaacagcacagaaaagttTTGTGACATTAACAGTAGAAAGATACAGTTTCTAGGTAAGAACTTATTCAAAGAGTGTCGGTAGAAATTAATGATATCAATTCCAGTTAAATAGTGTGATTAAGTCACTAATTTCTTTTACACACTGAAGCCAAAGTACAGCAACAATGATTAAACATACTTTAATCACTGTTCATTCTAATAATTGTTCCCAAATAATTTCAGTAAGTCCATTAAAAAGCACTTAATGTTTCTTTGATAACTTCTCTCTTTGTACATCCAGTGCCTCTTGCAGTCTCGCATTAATATTCTTAAAGTGTCTTTCCACTCCTAGAACTCTCCGCGATTCCACCAGAAGAGCAGGGAGGCTGGATGTTCCAtactgttttaaagaaataaagttaCAAAACAATGTCTTTAACCCatggaaaacaaacatttccatagctgtatttatttttcctctatcTGGAATGGTGTGATGTGACTTGcaaaagtgaaaaacagcaaGTTTTTTAGAGAGTCTCGTAAAGTGGAAGGATTTCCATTAGACAAGGCAGGCATGTAGTATTGCCAACAGAAAGAAAGTATCACACCAGGTCATGAGTAGAGCCACTGTAAAAGGGGAAGGAGTTCCAGGACTACATGAGAAATTAAGCTACTGATGAAATACAACACGTTACAGAACAAATATGCAAGTACCAGAATTATCTCTACCATTGAACAACAAAGTTACTTGTTTCTTACAGCTAACCTTTCTTTAAGTTCTATAAAATGTTAGACCTGAGGATGACAGTTATGTTTCTACGTCCTGCACATAGACATAAAGGTTTCAGAAATCCCTCTGAAATAATTTGGCTTCTAACATGAGACAGAAGTGAATGAGCCATTGTAGTATACCTAGAGCAGTGATACTCAAGTTGGTTCCACAAAAACATATTAAATAGTGATATTTCATTAACTATTAATAGAAGTACTTGtcaatccaggaaaaaaaaatctggttgaTCCAGAAACAGTTCAGAAACATACGCAGAATTTTTACTTACTATTACTTTTTCTTTAGGGTTTGCTTCTCTGTAATCCAAACAGTCTTGCTGTAGTTCCTTTAAATCAGTAAGGAATTGAGTCGCATGCCTCAGGGAAGATTCCCTCTCCTGTAACTGAGCATATTCTCTCTGTAGCTGTTTCAGTTGTGGTTCAGTTCTGAAAAAGATCAATGCTTTGGTGAccatatttgaatatttttttttcctgagttactGTGAACAGTCTTCCTCTGAAGAAGACTTAAGAGGTTGGTCAGAAATAGCAAGCACAGGTTAGTAAGACAACCTGTATAAGCAGAGCAAATACAGCACATTATTTAAACAGGTGCATGGGTCCAAACCCACAAAAACACCCTGGTTTTCCCACATCTCACTTCAACGACCTAGTCTAACAGTAGCTCCAGTCTCTCTTTTAAcacttaggggttttttttgtttttttgtttttgttttttgcctgtgAAGCTTCTTAAATACCTGATATTCTGCTTCTGCA
Protein-coding sequences here:
- the PRIMPOL gene encoding DNA-directed primase/polymerase protein isoform X1; protein product: MKRKWEERLKKVEELASHYERNPLLPVYKPKLSKPFQPSSVWKIFCRQAEAFHYVKTCEEDVHVFALEKNTQNGRRSYLVTTYYELWFYYTKGYKTSLMHCYEVIPEKDACKLYFDLEFYKPANPGADGKSMVAKLIELVSQKLEEFYGVNCSAKDVLNLDSSTDEKFSRHLIFLPHKTVFKNNIHVGNFVKTILQPAMALMESKAAALIPEERAGQVFQCSAPTDGSDGSLINLSAVEDASKSWPSIAHKTTEIETSHQGETSEFSFLVVNDKEGYKQLFVDLGVYTKNRNFRMYKSAKAGKNVILKIAEDNQFVPKCEKNVSLEEAYFFSSLVCNVGSRDDTKILTSGSSEEERKMSAFLNSKTTRSTRDSTEGYQDSPYPEIDSFVRSLVNKDGVQGGIRQWNYFSLEEIIVYDISGYRWCENIGRAHKSNNIMILVDLKKEVWYQKCHDPVCREKNFKSQSFPLPSRICLPSLFKEEEEYMLIDESENKEGKLHSNCIDLSKRSLVQENSLSRDLLLSDTVWDDASDDAWFLEATDDVELAEAANDSLNCDTQEIPDEVLLEALRKQDTCAKEHS
- the PRIMPOL gene encoding DNA-directed primase/polymerase protein isoform X4, which codes for MSFGFIIRYKTSLMHCYEVIPEKDACKLYFDLEFYKPANPGADGKSMVAKLIELVSQKLEEFYGVNCSAKDVLNLDSSTDEKFSRHLIFLPHKTVFKNNIHVGNFVKTILQPAMALMESKAAALIPEERAGQVFQCSAPTDGSDGSLINLSAVEDASKSWPSIAHKTTEIETSHQGETSEFSFLVVNDKEGYKQLFVDLGVYTKNRNFRMYKSAKAGKNVILKIAEDNQFVPKCEKNVSLEEAYFFSSLVCNVGSRDDTKILTSGSSEEERKMSAFLNSKTTRSTRDSTEGYQDSPYPEIDSFVRSLVNKDGVQGGIRQWNYFSLEEIIVYDISGYRWCENIGRAHKSNNIMILVDLKKEVWYQKCHDPVCREKNFKSQSFPLPSRICLPSLFKEEEEYMLIDESENKEGKLHSNCIDLSKRSLVQENSLSRDLLLSDTVWDDASDDAWFLEATDDVELAEAANDSLNCDTQEIPDEVLLEALRKQDTCAKEHS
- the PRIMPOL gene encoding DNA-directed primase/polymerase protein isoform X3, with the translated sequence MKRKWEERLKKVEELASHYERNPLLPVYKPKLSKPFQPSSVWKIFCRQAEAFHYVKTCEEDVHVFALEKNTQNGRRSYLVTTYYELWFYYTKGYKTSLMHCYEVIPEKDACKLYFDLEFYKPANPGADGKSMVAKLIELVSQKLEEFYGVNCSAKDVLNLDSSTDEKFSRHLIFLPHKTVFKNNIHVGNFVKTILQPAMALMESKAAALIPEERAGQVFQCSAPTDGSDGSLINLSAVEDASKSWPSIAHKTTEIETSHQGETSEFSFLVVNDKEGYKQLFVDLGVYTKNRNFRMYKSAKAGKNVILKIAEDNQFVPKCEKNVSLEEAYFFSSLVCNVGSRDDTKILTSGSSEEERKMSAFLNSKTTRSTRDSTEGYQDSPYPEIDSFVRSLVNKDGVQGGIRQWNYFSLEEIIVYDISGYRWCENIGRAHKSNNIMILVDLKKEVWYQKCHDPVCREKNFKSQSFPLPSRICLPSLFKERKRSITDGLQTLISLSS
- the PRIMPOL gene encoding DNA-directed primase/polymerase protein isoform X5, coding for MKRKWEERLKKVEELASHYERNPLLPVYKPKLSKPFQPSSVWKIFCRQAEAFHYVKTCEEDVHVFALEKNTQNGRRSYLVTTYYELWFYYTKGYKTSLMHCYEVIPEKDACKLYFDLEFYKPANPGADGKSMVAKLIELVSQKLEEFYGVNCSAKDVLNLDSSTDEKFSRHLIFLPHKTVFKNNIHVGNFVKTILQPAMALMESKAAALIPEERAGQVFQCSAPTDGSDGSLINLSAVEDASKSWPSIAHKTTEIETSHQGETSEFSFLVVNDKEGYKQLFVDLGVYTKNRNFRMYKSAKAGKNVILKIAEDNQFVPKCEKNVSLEEAYFFSSLVCNVGSRDDTKILTSGSSEEERKMSAFLNSKTTRSTRDSTEGYQDSPYPEIDSFVRSLVNKDGVQGGIRQWNYFSLEEIIVYDISGYRWCENIGRAHKSNNIMILVDLKKEVWYQKCHDPVCREKNFKSQSFPLPSRICLPSLFKEIWKIPRYQTS
- the PRIMPOL gene encoding DNA-directed primase/polymerase protein isoform X2, whose amino-acid sequence is MKRKWEERLKKVEELASHYERNPLLPVYKPKLSKPFQPSSVWKIFCRQAEAFHYVKTCEEDVHVFALEKNTQNGRRSYLVTTYYELWFYYTKGYKTSLMHCYEVIPEKDACKLYFDLEFYKPANPGADGKSMVAKLIELVSQKLEEFYGVNCSAKDVLNLDSSTDEKFSRHLIFLPHKTVFKNNIHVGNFVKTILQPAMALMESKAAALIPEERAGQVFQCSAPTDGSDGSLINLSAVEDASKSWPSIAHKTTEIETSHQGETSEFSFLVVNDKEGYKQLFVDLGVYTKNRNFRMYKSAKAGKNVILKIAEDNQFVPKCEKNVSLEEAYFFSSLVCNVGSRDDTKILTSGSSEEERKMSAFLNSKTTRSTRDSTEGYQDSPYPEIDSFVRSLVNKDGVQGGIRQWNYFSLEEIIVYDISGYRWCENIGRAHKSNNIMILVDLKKEVWYQKCHDPVCREKNFKSQSFPLPSRICLPSLFKEDQKALHRLRTVVLEGTSGGHLV